The Desulfococcus multivorans DNA window CTCGACCAGTTTCGGACGGTCATCGGGATGAGCGATATCGATGAGTGCCTGTGCCCGTTCACGCACCGTCCGGCCGCGGACATCGGCGATGCCGTATTCCGTTACGATGGTGCTGACCGATTCCCACAAACTGAACTGGTTGGGGTACTGGACGGCAGACAGGACGATGTTGGATTCACCCTGTCGATTGCGGCTCGGCAATGCGAAGATTGCAGCGCCGCCTTCGGAAAGCAATGCGCCGTTGAAGAAATCAACCACCTCCCCGGGACCTGATCCGACATTGCCCCTGCCGGTGTGGAGGGCGATCCTGCCGTATAAATCCACTTTGCGGGCCGCCAGCACCGCCGTGAATTTCGGATTGGCACTGATGTGAACAGGGTTGAACACCTTGTCAACGGATTGAAATTCCAGCAGGGGATTATTGTCCAGCCATGCCATGAGTTCGGGGGTACCGATGGCATAGGATGTCAAGGATTTTCCCTGATAGTTGATTTTATATTGATTGGTGACGGCACCGCTTTTAACCAGATCCATCATATTGTCGAAAAAGAACGGTGTGTGGATTCCCAGATCCTTTTTATGTACCAGATGCTTTGACAATGCTTCGTAGAGAGGACCGATTGAAAAGCCGATGCAGCTTTGGTCTTCAATCATCGAGCTTACATTTTCCGCAATTTTATCGTATACGGCATCAAATTTCCATCTCTCAAAATAAATCGGGGGCTCCTGAGCTTCCACCAACAGATCGAAATCGGAAATATGGACAAATGTATCACCGAACGTTCGCGGCATCCATGGATTGATCTCACCGACGACAAACGATGCCTGCTGCATCGCCAGACGGCCCACATCCACACATACCCCCAGACTGCAAAATCCGGCCTCGTTCGGAGGGGTGATCTGAATAAACACCGCATCGACAGTGATCTGTTTCGATCTGAAGAGTTCTGGGATCTGACGATACCTGCTGGGAATGAAGTCTGCCAATCCCTTGGTGATGGCCTCATCGGCATCCCAGCCGGAGAAAAATGTTTTCAGGCGGTATATGGAAGAATGATTTTCCTGCACGGAGATGGCATGCCCGAGGCTGACCAGCTGAAACACCTCCAGGTCGATATTGGCGTAATGGGATTCTTTCAGATGCCTGAAGAGCGTCAGCGGTTCCGAAACACCCGTTCCGATAAAGATCGTCATTCCCGGCGCTAACCGTTTAATCACTTCATCAGGTTCGACAAGTCTCTTTTTCCATTCGTTGCCGTGAAATGTTTTCATATGCTTTTTTGATCACAGGTTAACGTTCGGTTTCTTTGGAGCAGGGGGTCAGGCTGAAGGCTGAAGACTGAAGGGGCACAAATGCTCCATTCGCCACAGACATACCTTTTCAGTCCATAGCCTTCAGATGCTGAAGATTCAAAGCGGATAAACGCCCCGTTCATCGCAGACGCACCCCTTCAGTCTATAGCCTATAGCTTATAGCCTACCACTACAATCAACAATTATCCAGCCCTCTCGATGCTTTTTGCCGCGGATCCCCCATAACGCGAAAATGGGAACGGCTCGGAAATGCGCATGCCGATACGAGCATCATCCGATTTTACGGTGTACGGAATAACGGAATAGCGGTATATATAGAGCTATATGCCTCAGGGGAGACGCCGGTGCGCATGCCCATGGTAGGGGCACGGCGCGCCGTGCCCCTACGCGAAATTGTGGCAACGCAATTATTGGGAACACATCATCCGCGATGAAACGGAATTGATGGGACAGAACGGTTTATTGTCATGAAATACAACCCCGAAATCCACCATCGGCGCACCATCCGCCTGAAGGGATACGATTATTCCCGGGCAGGCGCATATTTCGTGACCATTTGTGCCCGGAACCGGGAATGTCTGTTCGGGAATATCGTAGACGGGGAAACGACCCTGAATGATGCGGGCCTGGTCATTGCCGACGAATGGGCGAAAACCGCCGCAATCCGCAATGAAATCGAATTGGACGAATGGGTGGTTATGCCCAATCATGTTCACGGAATATTGGTTGTTGGCGATGGTGGGGGCACGGCGCGTGGTAGGGGCACGGCGCGTGGTAGGGGCACGGCGCGCCGTGCCCCTACGATCGAACAATTCGGTCGCCCGGTGCCCGGTTCCCTCCCGACGATTGTTCGATCGTTCAAATCCGCCGCCACCAAACGCATCAACGAAATGCGCAAAACCCCCTACGCGAAATTATGGCAACGCAAATATA harbors:
- a CDS encoding bifunctional acetyl-CoA hydrolase/transferase family protein/GNAT family N-acetyltransferase codes for the protein MKTFHGNEWKKRLVEPDEVIKRLAPGMTIFIGTGVSEPLTLFRHLKESHYANIDLEVFQLVSLGHAISVQENHSSIYRLKTFFSGWDADEAITKGLADFIPSRYRQIPELFRSKQITVDAVFIQITPPNEAGFCSLGVCVDVGRLAMQQASFVVGEINPWMPRTFGDTFVHISDFDLLVEAQEPPIYFERWKFDAVYDKIAENVSSMIEDQSCIGFSIGPLYEALSKHLVHKKDLGIHTPFFFDNMMDLVKSGAVTNQYKINYQGKSLTSYAIGTPELMAWLDNNPLLEFQSVDKVFNPVHISANPKFTAVLAARKVDLYGRIALHTGRGNVGSGPGEVVDFFNGALLSEGGAAIFALPSRNRQGESNIVLSAVQYPNQFSLWESVSTIVTEYGIADVRGRTVRERAQALIDIAHPDDRPKLVEDARNQRIIYPDQIYIKESAHLYPSGIKTKKTFSNGLEVCFRAIKPSDEENMRRLFYRFSDESVYYRYFSRIKAMPHATMQEYVNIDYKKTLSIVAELKNGKLIAEARFASLEIHETHPEIAIVVDEHYQNSGIATYILTMLMQQAKKRKLKGFKGDILPDNKKIINVLKKIDWKLKVNLAKDSIIIDF
- a CDS encoding transposase, with translation MKYNPEIHHRRTIRLKGYDYSRAGAYFVTICARNRECLFGNIVDGETTLNDAGLVIADEWAKTAAIRNEIELDEWVVMPNHVHGILVVGDGGGTARGRGTARGRGTARRAPTIEQFGRPVPGSLPTIVRSFKSAATKRINEMRKTPYAKLWQRKYSLHDNY